A single genomic interval of Microbacterium oleivorans harbors:
- a CDS encoding thiamine-binding protein → MLVAFSVAPSGTGRADGSVHDAVAAAVAVVRASGLPHRTTSMFTEIEGEWDEVMAVVKDATEAVLPFGSRVSLVLKADIRPGRTGEIDAKIERLETALESIRHDDGGGATLPE, encoded by the coding sequence ATGCTCGTCGCCTTCTCCGTCGCCCCCAGCGGCACCGGCCGCGCCGACGGCTCGGTCCACGATGCCGTCGCCGCGGCGGTCGCGGTCGTGCGCGCATCGGGTCTGCCGCACCGCACGACGTCGATGTTCACCGAGATCGAGGGGGAGTGGGACGAGGTGATGGCCGTGGTGAAGGACGCGACCGAAGCGGTGCTGCCCTTCGGCTCACGGGTCTCGCTCGTTCTCAAGGCCGACATCCGTCCCGGCCGAACCGGCGAGATCGACGCGAAGATCGAACGGCTCGAGACAGCGCTCGAATCGATTCGACACGACGACGGGGGCGGCGCTACGCTCCCTGAGTGA
- a CDS encoding MFS transporter produces the protein MTTPTISRAHARWALLALAIGSFGIGMTEFVVMGLLPEIAGELLPGVSADDPEAAIAQAGWLITLYAAGVVVGAPTIAGTAAKYPRHRVMLFLALALTVFNGLTLVLPSFELVAASRFLAGLPHGAYFGIGALVAADALGPGKRAQGVAFVLTGLTIANVVGVPLGTFLGQQFGWRAAFLVVAVIFAAATVAIGITVPHHAGEPLRTLRAELRVFRIGQVWFALGIGAIGFGGFFAVYSYIATLVTDVAGSPQWSVPIVLVISGVGMTVGNLVGGRVADRDLRRSLIGGLLALAAVQTLLALTAEWIVAVAVFVFLVGFFSAALSPTIQTRLMDVAGDNQSIAAALNHSALNMGNALGAALGGAVIAAGLGFVAPVWVGVALALAGLVVASTSFAVEGRTKSGSPVRAAG, from the coding sequence GTGACGACCCCGACGATCTCCCGCGCCCACGCGCGCTGGGCGCTGCTCGCCCTGGCCATCGGCAGCTTCGGCATCGGCATGACGGAGTTCGTCGTGATGGGCCTGCTGCCCGAGATCGCCGGAGAGCTCCTGCCCGGGGTGTCCGCGGACGACCCGGAGGCGGCGATCGCGCAGGCGGGCTGGCTCATCACCCTGTACGCGGCGGGGGTCGTCGTGGGTGCGCCCACCATAGCCGGGACCGCGGCGAAGTATCCGCGGCACCGCGTGATGCTCTTCCTCGCCCTCGCCCTCACCGTCTTCAACGGGCTGACCCTCGTCCTGCCCTCGTTCGAGCTCGTCGCGGCCTCGCGGTTCCTCGCGGGGTTGCCGCACGGCGCCTATTTCGGCATCGGCGCGCTCGTCGCGGCCGACGCGCTCGGGCCCGGCAAACGCGCCCAGGGGGTTGCCTTCGTGCTGACGGGCCTGACCATTGCCAACGTCGTCGGGGTGCCGCTGGGAACCTTCCTCGGCCAGCAGTTCGGATGGCGCGCCGCGTTCCTCGTCGTCGCGGTGATCTTCGCCGCCGCGACGGTGGCGATAGGCATCACCGTGCCACATCACGCGGGGGAGCCCCTGCGGACCCTGCGCGCGGAGCTGCGGGTGTTCCGCATCGGCCAGGTCTGGTTCGCCCTCGGCATCGGGGCCATCGGCTTCGGCGGGTTCTTCGCCGTCTACAGCTACATCGCCACTCTCGTGACCGACGTGGCGGGCTCGCCGCAGTGGTCGGTGCCGATCGTGCTCGTCATCTCGGGTGTGGGAATGACCGTGGGCAACCTCGTCGGCGGGCGCGTGGCCGACCGGGACCTGCGGCGCAGCCTCATCGGGGGCCTGCTGGCGCTCGCCGCGGTGCAGACGCTCCTCGCGCTGACGGCGGAATGGATCGTGGCAGTGGCGGTGTTCGTCTTCCTCGTCGGGTTCTTCTCCGCCGCGCTCAGCCCGACCATCCAGACCCGCCTCATGGACGTCGCCGGCGACAACCAATCCATCGCGGCCGCGCTGAACCACTCCGCGCTGAACATGGGGAACGCGCTCGGCGCGGCCCTCGGCGGCGCGGTGATCGCCGCCGGGCTCGGCTTCGTCGCGCCCGTCTGGGTGGGGGTGGCCCTGGCCCTGGCCGGACTCGTCGTCGCATCGACGAGCTTCGCCGTCGAGGGCCGGACGAAGAGCGGTTCGCCGGTCCGGGCCGCCGGCTGA
- the metX gene encoding homoserine O-acetyltransferase MetX: MDWQTSEDTVPSAPITEADARLLRARPPATGAWRDGDAVGDRRFASFGELITESGERLPGFRLAYETWGELSPTRDNAVLVLHALTGDSHLRGDAGPGHPTAGWWDDIVGPGGPIDTDRWFVVAPNMLGGCQGSTGPSSIASDGYEWAARFPHLTIRDQVAAQARLADELGIEVWGAVVGGSMGGMHALEWGVGHPERVARLAVLAAPPVNTADQIALNSVQLEAIRIDPRFQDGEYYDAGDGDGPHRGLALARRMALLNYRSPTELNQRFQRTWQSGKSPLGHGGRFAVESYLDFHGNKFTRRFDANSYITLVEAMNSHDVGRDRGGVDDALARVQARTLVLGIDSDRLFPVEGQHRIARGIRSTIDEDAVVITSDFGHDAFLIETPVVGRHLRRLLEGV, from the coding sequence ATGGACTGGCAGACCTCCGAGGACACGGTGCCGAGCGCGCCGATCACGGAGGCCGACGCCCGGCTCCTGCGCGCACGTCCGCCGGCCACCGGTGCGTGGCGCGACGGCGACGCGGTCGGCGACCGCCGCTTCGCGTCCTTCGGTGAGCTCATCACGGAGAGCGGGGAGCGGCTGCCCGGCTTCCGCCTCGCGTACGAGACGTGGGGCGAGCTCTCCCCGACGCGCGACAACGCCGTCCTCGTGCTCCACGCCCTCACCGGCGACAGCCACCTGCGCGGGGATGCCGGCCCCGGGCACCCCACGGCGGGCTGGTGGGACGACATCGTCGGCCCGGGCGGTCCGATCGACACCGACCGCTGGTTCGTCGTCGCCCCCAACATGCTCGGCGGCTGCCAGGGATCGACGGGGCCGTCGTCGATCGCATCCGACGGGTACGAGTGGGCGGCGCGCTTCCCGCATCTGACCATCCGCGACCAGGTCGCCGCACAGGCACGCCTCGCGGACGAACTGGGCATCGAGGTCTGGGGCGCGGTCGTCGGGGGCTCGATGGGGGGCATGCACGCGCTGGAGTGGGGCGTGGGCCACCCGGAGCGCGTGGCGCGCCTCGCGGTGCTGGCAGCCCCACCGGTCAACACGGCCGACCAGATCGCTCTGAACTCCGTCCAGCTCGAGGCGATCCGCATCGACCCGCGCTTCCAGGACGGCGAATACTACGACGCGGGCGACGGCGATGGACCGCACCGCGGACTCGCCCTCGCGCGCCGGATGGCGCTGCTGAACTACCGCAGTCCCACCGAGCTCAACCAGCGATTCCAGCGCACCTGGCAGTCGGGCAAGAGCCCCCTCGGACACGGCGGCCGGTTCGCCGTCGAGAGCTACCTCGACTTCCACGGCAACAAGTTCACGCGCCGATTCGACGCGAACAGCTACATCACGCTCGTCGAGGCCATGAACTCGCACGACGTCGGCCGTGACCGGGGCGGCGTCGACGACGCCCTGGCCCGCGTGCAGGCGCGCACGCTGGTGCTCGGGATCGACTCCGACCGGCTCTTCCCGGTCGAGGGGCAGCACCGCATCGCCCGCGGCATCCGGTCGACGATCGATGAGGACGCCGTCGTCATCACCAGCGACTTCGGCCACGACGCGTTCCTCATCGAGACGCCTGTCGTCGGCAGGCATCTGCGGCGTCTGCTCGAAGGGGTCTGA
- a CDS encoding TerC family protein codes for MDITPLVWIITIAVTIAFFVYEFFAHVRTPHEPTIAESARWSAFYIGLALIFGVVIGLVPSWGWVFAGEYFAGYLTEKALSIDNLFVFLIIMTGFAVPKKYQQKVLMIGIVIALIMRGAFIAIGAALIDNFSWIFYIFGALLLFLAYRQAFSHGDSDPANGKFMRFVRRHLPVTDEYNGDKLTVKKDGKRFVTPMLLVIIAIGFIDLVFAVDSIPAIYGLTNEAYIVFTANAFALMGLRQLFFLIGGLLERLVYLAQGLAVILAFIGVKLVFHALHVNELHFINGGEPLLWVPEIPIWFSLLFIAATVAVATVASLAKTRGDKEKNDREQVQGEEITTASDAD; via the coding sequence GTGGACATCACTCCGCTCGTATGGATCATCACCATCGCGGTGACCATCGCCTTCTTCGTGTACGAGTTCTTCGCACACGTCCGCACCCCGCACGAACCGACGATCGCGGAATCGGCGCGCTGGTCGGCGTTCTACATCGGCCTCGCGCTCATCTTCGGCGTCGTCATCGGCCTCGTCCCGAGCTGGGGCTGGGTGTTCGCCGGCGAGTACTTCGCCGGATACCTCACCGAGAAGGCGCTGTCGATCGACAACCTCTTCGTGTTCCTGATCATCATGACCGGGTTCGCGGTGCCGAAGAAGTACCAGCAGAAGGTGCTGATGATCGGCATCGTCATCGCCCTCATCATGCGCGGCGCGTTCATCGCCATCGGCGCCGCCCTGATCGACAACTTCTCGTGGATCTTCTACATCTTCGGCGCCCTGCTGCTCTTCCTGGCCTACCGCCAGGCGTTCTCGCACGGCGACTCCGATCCCGCCAACGGCAAGTTCATGCGCTTCGTTCGTCGCCACCTTCCGGTGACCGACGAGTACAACGGCGACAAGCTGACGGTCAAGAAGGACGGCAAGCGGTTCGTCACGCCGATGCTGCTGGTGATCATCGCCATCGGCTTCATCGACCTCGTCTTCGCCGTCGACTCGATCCCCGCGATCTACGGTCTGACCAACGAGGCCTACATCGTCTTCACCGCCAACGCGTTCGCGCTCATGGGGCTGCGTCAGCTGTTCTTCCTCATCGGCGGCCTCCTGGAACGCCTGGTCTACCTGGCGCAGGGCCTTGCGGTCATCCTCGCGTTCATCGGTGTGAAGCTCGTCTTCCACGCCCTGCACGTCAACGAGCTGCACTTCATCAACGGCGGCGAGCCGCTGCTGTGGGTGCCCGAGATCCCCATCTGGTTCTCGCTGCTGTTCATCGCCGCGACCGTCGCGGTCGCGACCGTCGCGAGCCTGGCGAAGACGCGCGGCGACAAGGAGAAGAACGACCGGGAACAGGTCCAGGGCGAGGAGATCACGACGGCGTCCGACGCCGACTGA
- a CDS encoding bifunctional o-acetylhomoserine/o-acetylserine sulfhydrylase produces MPASENWRFETKQIHTGAAPDPVTKARATPIYQTTSYVFDNSDHAANLFSLAEPGNIYTRMQNPTQEVVEHRLAALEGGTGALLVASGQAAETIAILNIAEAGDHFVSSSSIYGGTYNLFKYTLAKLGIEVTFVENQDDLEEWRRAVRPNTKLFFAETIGNPQINVLDIRGVADIAHEAGVPLIVDNTIATPYLIRPFEHGADIVVHSATKFLGGHGTVIGGLVVDGGRFPWSEHAERFPGLTTPDPSYHGAVFTQAVGDGLAYVIKARVQLLRDLGAAISPQSAWLLIQGIETLSLRIERHVQNAQEIAEWLENHDDIASVNYSGLPTSPWYAAANAYAPKGVGAVLSFELKGGVAAGRAFVDALELFSHLANIGDVRSLVIHPASTTHSQLTPEQQLTTGVTPGLVRLSVGLENIDDLKADLDQALAAARTVVEAARA; encoded by the coding sequence ATGCCCGCATCCGAGAACTGGCGCTTCGAGACCAAGCAGATCCACACCGGGGCCGCACCGGACCCGGTCACCAAGGCTCGTGCGACGCCGATCTACCAGACCACCTCGTACGTGTTCGACAACTCCGACCACGCGGCGAACCTCTTCTCGCTCGCCGAGCCCGGCAACATCTACACCCGGATGCAGAACCCGACGCAGGAGGTCGTCGAGCACCGACTCGCCGCCCTCGAGGGGGGCACCGGCGCCCTGCTCGTCGCCTCCGGACAGGCGGCGGAGACCATCGCGATCCTCAACATCGCCGAAGCCGGGGACCACTTCGTCTCGTCGAGCTCGATCTACGGCGGAACCTACAACCTGTTCAAATACACCCTCGCCAAGCTCGGCATCGAGGTCACCTTCGTCGAGAACCAGGACGACCTCGAAGAATGGCGCCGGGCGGTCCGACCGAACACGAAGCTGTTCTTCGCCGAGACCATCGGCAACCCGCAGATCAACGTGCTCGACATCCGCGGCGTCGCCGACATCGCCCACGAGGCCGGCGTCCCGCTCATCGTCGACAACACGATCGCCACGCCCTACCTCATCCGTCCGTTCGAGCACGGCGCCGACATCGTCGTGCACTCGGCCACCAAGTTCCTCGGCGGACACGGGACGGTCATCGGCGGACTCGTCGTCGACGGCGGTCGCTTCCCCTGGTCGGAGCACGCGGAGCGCTTCCCGGGCCTGACCACCCCCGACCCCTCGTACCACGGCGCCGTCTTTACGCAGGCGGTCGGCGACGGCCTCGCCTACGTCATCAAGGCCCGTGTGCAGCTGCTGCGCGACCTCGGGGCGGCCATCTCACCGCAGAGCGCCTGGCTGCTGATCCAGGGCATCGAGACCCTGTCGCTTCGCATCGAACGCCACGTGCAGAACGCCCAGGAGATCGCCGAGTGGCTCGAGAACCACGACGACATCGCCTCGGTGAACTATTCGGGCCTGCCGACGTCGCCCTGGTACGCCGCGGCGAACGCGTACGCCCCGAAGGGCGTCGGCGCCGTCCTGTCGTTCGAGCTCAAGGGCGGTGTGGCGGCCGGCCGGGCATTCGTCGACGCCCTCGAGCTCTTCAGCCACCTGGCCAACATCGGCGACGTGCGCTCGCTGGTGATCCACCCGGCCTCGACGACGCACTCCCAGTTGACTCCCGAGCAGCAGCTGACCACGGGGGTCACCCCGGGTCTCGTGCGCCTCTCGGTCGGTCTCGAGAACATCGATGACCTGAAGGCCGATCTCGACCAGGCCCTCGCGGCGGCGCGCACGGTGGTCGAGGCCGCTCGCGCCTGA
- a CDS encoding SDR family oxidoreductase encodes MTRRAVVTGASSGIGEAVVRALRAAGWDVVGVARRAERLEALDAEVGSASFAADLSSEADVAALASHLAASGELHAFVHVAGGARGSDRVEDGAAEDWRWMFEANVLSAQLVTSSLLPLLRRGVEHGGWHADAVFVTSTAAQTAYPGGGGYNAAKAGESMLVHALRLELNGEPIRVVEIAPGMVRTEEFTLNRLGGDRAAADELYAGVEQPLVAADVADVIAFALAAPGHVNLDLVTMRPVAQSAQHLLARRPLRPRSTE; translated from the coding sequence ATGACGCGACGTGCAGTGGTGACCGGTGCCAGTTCGGGAATCGGAGAGGCCGTCGTGCGCGCGTTGCGCGCCGCGGGCTGGGATGTGGTCGGCGTCGCCCGCCGAGCCGAACGGCTCGAGGCCCTCGATGCCGAGGTCGGGTCGGCGTCGTTCGCCGCCGACCTGAGCAGCGAGGCCGACGTCGCGGCGCTGGCCTCGCACCTGGCGGCATCCGGCGAACTCCACGCCTTCGTCCATGTGGCCGGCGGTGCGCGGGGGTCGGACCGCGTCGAGGACGGTGCGGCGGAGGACTGGCGGTGGATGTTCGAGGCCAACGTCCTCTCGGCGCAGCTGGTGACATCGTCCCTGCTGCCGCTGCTGCGACGCGGTGTCGAACACGGCGGCTGGCACGCCGACGCGGTGTTCGTGACCTCCACCGCCGCCCAGACCGCCTACCCCGGTGGCGGCGGGTACAACGCGGCGAAAGCGGGGGAGTCGATGCTCGTGCACGCGCTGCGCCTCGAGCTCAACGGCGAGCCCATCCGTGTCGTCGAGATCGCCCCGGGGATGGTGCGTACCGAAGAGTTCACGCTCAACCGCCTCGGCGGCGACCGGGCCGCCGCCGACGAGTTGTACGCGGGCGTCGAGCAGCCGCTCGTCGCCGCGGACGTCGCCGATGTCATCGCCTTCGCGCTCGCCGCGCCCGGGCACGTCAACCTCGACCTCGTGACGATGCGTCCCGTCGCTCAGTCCGCCCAGCACCTGCTCGCCCGCCGACCGCTCCGCCCGCGATCGACCGAGTGA
- a CDS encoding MFS transporter, translating to MSTSLRTSALGVTAGLIGWFILVEIVSGILQGYYVPLLSDIVVELGIRDADVNWFEAAQLLLSALVVPVLAKLGDMYGHKRILLIAAVLTAAATWWLAFAASFWSFLIAWALQGFYVVWLPLEIALIFERGRRQARGVSLTRRAAGLLVVGLQAGAIIGALAAGRIYAATAGDLTLTLIVPAVAVTLVAVVIWLGVPESVPEPGHRRLDSRGFVLLAVALLLVTSALTFLRLNGPGAIWVWALLAAGALGFVAFGRFELKQPDPAVDVRVLARPEMWPVQATAFLIGISLLGAQGPLSTYAGTDPALGYGLGLDATERSNIIGVYLVSLIVGAVLFALTSRRASPRVVLIGAALLVGVGYALFLPFHLELWQVLLNLCIAGLGCGALVGAMPAAAAAAAPRGQTGVASAMTNTTKTIGGTFSSAVFGVVLAAGAGVVASETAASIGGYLTVWAVCAAGGFIAALLLLVVPRVAFADAEPPADDATAGHPTSPVWGGPDTSGRDSRAPR from the coding sequence GTGTCGACGAGCCTGCGCACCTCAGCCCTGGGCGTCACCGCGGGTCTGATCGGGTGGTTCATCCTCGTCGAGATCGTCAGCGGCATCCTGCAGGGGTACTACGTCCCGCTCCTCAGCGACATCGTCGTCGAGCTCGGCATCCGCGACGCCGACGTGAACTGGTTCGAGGCCGCTCAGTTGCTGCTCTCGGCGCTCGTCGTCCCCGTCCTCGCCAAGCTCGGCGACATGTACGGTCACAAGCGCATCCTGCTGATCGCCGCCGTGCTGACGGCCGCCGCCACCTGGTGGCTCGCCTTCGCAGCGTCGTTCTGGTCGTTCCTGATCGCCTGGGCTCTCCAGGGGTTCTACGTCGTGTGGCTGCCGCTCGAGATCGCGCTCATCTTCGAGCGCGGCCGACGTCAGGCCCGCGGCGTCTCGCTGACCCGTCGGGCCGCCGGCCTGCTGGTGGTCGGTCTGCAGGCGGGTGCGATCATCGGTGCCCTCGCGGCCGGGCGCATCTACGCGGCGACGGCGGGAGATCTGACCCTCACGCTCATCGTCCCGGCGGTCGCCGTGACGCTCGTGGCCGTGGTCATCTGGTTGGGAGTCCCCGAATCCGTGCCGGAACCGGGGCACCGCCGGCTCGACTCGCGCGGGTTCGTCCTGCTCGCCGTCGCCCTGCTGCTGGTCACGAGCGCGCTCACGTTCCTGCGACTGAACGGCCCCGGAGCGATCTGGGTCTGGGCGTTGCTCGCGGCGGGCGCGCTCGGATTCGTGGCGTTCGGGCGCTTCGAGCTGAAGCAGCCCGATCCGGCCGTCGATGTCCGCGTCCTCGCGCGTCCCGAGATGTGGCCGGTGCAGGCCACCGCGTTCCTGATCGGGATCAGCCTCCTGGGCGCGCAGGGCCCGCTGTCGACCTACGCCGGCACCGACCCTGCGCTGGGGTACGGGCTCGGACTCGACGCGACCGAGCGCTCGAACATCATCGGGGTGTACCTGGTGTCGCTGATCGTGGGCGCCGTTCTGTTCGCCCTCACCTCGCGGCGCGCGAGCCCCCGGGTCGTCCTCATCGGCGCGGCCCTGCTCGTCGGCGTCGGCTACGCCCTCTTCCTGCCCTTCCACCTCGAACTGTGGCAGGTGCTGCTCAATCTGTGCATCGCGGGCCTCGGCTGCGGCGCTCTGGTCGGCGCGATGCCCGCGGCCGCTGCGGCAGCCGCGCCGCGCGGGCAGACCGGCGTCGCCTCGGCGATGACCAACACGACGAAGACGATCGGCGGCACGTTCTCGTCCGCCGTGTTCGGTGTGGTGCTCGCCGCCGGCGCCGGCGTGGTCGCGAGTGAGACCGCCGCCTCGATCGGCGGCTACCTCACCGTCTGGGCCGTCTGCGCGGCAGGAGGCTTCATCGCGGCGCTGCTGCTGTTGGTCGTGCCCCGGGTCGCCTTCGCCGACGCCGAGCCTCCGGCCGACGACGCCACCGCCGGACACCCGACGTCTCCGGTTTGGGGCGGCCCCGACACGTCGGGGCGCGATTCGCGCGCCCCGAGGTGA
- a CDS encoding uracil-DNA glycosylase, whose product MTARSLTELAAAGLIAPDWARALEPVAPDIAAMGERLRAENAAGRSYLPAGEHVLRAFQRPLADVRVLIVGQDPYPTPGHAIGLSFAVDAHVRPLPRSLGNIYRELDADLGIPPADHGDLSAWSDQGVLLLNRVLTVAPGAPASHRGWGWERVTEHAIRVLAARDAPLVAILWGKDAATLQPMLGDAAIIASPHPSPLSANRGFFGSRPFSRANELLVQRGSGPIEWRVPAR is encoded by the coding sequence GTGACAGCTCGATCGTTGACCGAACTGGCCGCTGCGGGGCTCATCGCCCCCGACTGGGCGCGTGCGCTCGAGCCGGTCGCCCCCGACATCGCCGCGATGGGTGAGCGTCTGCGCGCCGAGAACGCCGCGGGGCGCTCCTACCTTCCGGCGGGCGAGCACGTGCTGCGGGCGTTCCAGCGCCCGCTCGCCGACGTGCGCGTGCTCATCGTGGGGCAGGACCCCTACCCCACTCCCGGCCATGCCATCGGGCTCTCGTTCGCCGTCGACGCACATGTCCGGCCGCTGCCGCGGAGCCTCGGCAACATCTACCGCGAGCTCGACGCCGACCTCGGCATCCCGCCGGCAGACCACGGGGATCTCTCGGCGTGGAGCGACCAGGGCGTCCTGCTGCTCAACCGTGTGCTCACCGTCGCCCCCGGTGCGCCCGCGTCGCACCGGGGCTGGGGGTGGGAGCGGGTGACCGAACATGCCATCCGCGTCCTGGCCGCGCGGGATGCTCCGCTCGTCGCGATCCTGTGGGGGAAGGATGCCGCGACGCTGCAGCCGATGCTCGGCGATGCGGCGATCATCGCCTCGCCGCATCCCTCGCCGTTGTCGGCGAACCGGGGATTCTTCGGCTCCCGGCCCTTCTCGCGGGCCAACGAGCTCCTGGTGCAGCGGGGGAGCGGCCCGATCGAGTGGCGTGTGCCGGCCCGCTGA
- a CDS encoding GNAT family N-acetyltransferase has translation MLEEDYNRDRRRLPRHLRRSPEPERPFSYEIRPARADDLPDIREIYNYYVTNSVVTFDEKRWSLLQWRQRYDHLTRLKLPFLVAASPTGQILGYALASPWNGKTGFRYTAETSIYLGQAATGKGLGRALLEALIDACRELGLREIVAVVSDKGAEASIALHERFGFVEVGRMGRVGHKFGRWLGTIYLQKSLEQQKKGLRALFSQRSD, from the coding sequence ATGCTCGAGGAGGATTACAACCGGGACCGGCGGCGGCTGCCCCGCCACCTGCGACGCAGCCCTGAGCCCGAACGTCCGTTCTCGTACGAGATCCGGCCCGCGCGCGCGGACGATCTGCCCGACATCCGCGAGATCTACAACTACTACGTCACCAATTCCGTCGTCACCTTCGACGAGAAGAGGTGGTCGTTGCTCCAGTGGCGTCAGAGGTACGACCACCTGACCAGGCTCAAGCTCCCCTTCCTCGTCGCCGCGTCACCGACCGGCCAGATCCTGGGATACGCGCTCGCCTCGCCGTGGAACGGCAAGACCGGCTTCCGGTACACCGCCGAGACGTCGATCTACCTCGGCCAGGCCGCCACCGGCAAAGGGCTGGGCCGTGCTCTGCTGGAGGCGCTCATCGACGCCTGCCGCGAGCTGGGGTTGCGCGAGATCGTCGCGGTGGTCAGCGACAAGGGGGCCGAGGCCTCGATCGCGCTGCACGAGAGGTTCGGGTTCGTCGAGGTCGGACGCATGGGCCGCGTGGGTCACAAGTTCGGCCGTTGGCTCGGCACCATCTATCTGCAGAAGTCGCTCGAACAGCAGAAGAAGGGCCTGCGCGCGCTCTTCTCGCAGCGTTCGGACTGA
- a CDS encoding protealysin inhibitor emfourin, with translation MPQPSDDDTTPVLRIEVERTGGFAGLSRSWHVEPEATDREAWLGLIEDCPWRDASPPRSPTRGADRFQWRIRVDDPGGIRSVELTDDLDTAWRALIDAVRAGRTPPAGGAPGR, from the coding sequence ATGCCGCAGCCGAGCGATGACGACACGACCCCCGTCCTGCGTATCGAGGTCGAGCGCACGGGAGGCTTCGCCGGGTTGAGCCGATCGTGGCACGTCGAGCCGGAGGCGACCGATCGCGAGGCGTGGCTCGGTCTGATCGAAGACTGCCCGTGGCGCGATGCCTCGCCACCACGGAGCCCGACGCGCGGCGCCGACCGGTTTCAGTGGCGCATCCGGGTCGACGACCCCGGCGGCATCCGCAGCGTCGAGCTCACCGACGATCTCGACACCGCCTGGCGTGCACTCATCGACGCCGTACGGGCGGGGCGGACACCGCCGGCCGGTGGCGCCCCGGGGCGCTGA